GATCCTGAGCTACCGTGTGCGCGTGACGAGGGCAGGGACATCCAGCCTGAACGCCACGCTGGATACCCCCGCCTGCTCCCGCCCGCAGACCGTGATGGGTCAGTTGGTGGCCGTGGAACCCGCACCCGTGCCCCTGTTGGTGCCCGCCCCGGTAGTCACGTCGCCCGCGCCTCAGTCGGTGGAACCTTCTGTGTCGCGCAGCAGCGTCGTCAGTCTGCCCTTCGACGCTCCTGCCCAGGCCCGTGAAGTGGTCATTGCGCACGTCCTCCCGGAGGGCGCGACGTTCGTCCCCGGCAGCAGTCGTCTGGACGCCCAGCCCATTCCCGATCCGCGCCGTGGTCCCAGCGGCACGCTGTACTGGACGCTGCCAGGCCACACCGACAGCACGGTCATGCGTGGGACCGTGACCTACACCCTGGCCCACACCGGGGCACTGCCCGAACTGCCCGCGCCCGCACTGCTGGCCCGCTACGGCGGCGGACGGGACGAGGTCCTTCAGGGCGGAGTGAATGCTGCGGATCTGGCCGCCACCGCCCTGAGTGTTCCCGTCCAGATCAGCGAGAACGACGGCGCCATCAGGCTGCCGCTGGCTGACAGCGATGTGCGTATCCGCGACCGCATCAGCGTCGTCGTGGAACTTCCGAACGGTACCGACAGCGATCTGACGGTCAACGGTCAGCCCGTGAGCCGTGACCGCATCGGCCAGACCACTGAGGACGGCCCGCGCGGGGTGACCCGCCTGGTCTACGTGGGCGTGCCCCTGACGCCCGGTCCCAACGTCCTGAGTTTCGCCGGACAGAGCGTCACGGTCAACCGGGTGGGACCCACGGCGAAGGTGGAAATCCTGCCCGACAACCTGGTGGCCGACGGCAGCACGCCTTTGCGGGTCAGGGTACGGGCGCTGGATGCTTTTGGCCGCCTGTCCTCGCAGTCGGCGGTGACGCTGCGCTCCAATCTGGAGCCGCGCACACCCGACGCCAACCCCACCGAAGCCGACTTCCAGTTGCGCCTGGAAGGAGGCGAGGGTGTGCTGGAGTTGCAACCTCAGGCTTCGCCTACCACGCTGAAACTGGACCTTCTGCAAGGGGCGAACGTGACCCGTCAGACCTTTGCCGTGACTCCGGGTGAAGGTCGTGTGGGCGTGGGCATGGTCAGCGCCACGCTGGGCCTGGACGGAACTTTGAACCTGAGTGAGGACCTGAAAGTGCAGGCCCGCGCCAGCTACGAGGGCCCGCTGGCCGGGGGTAAGGTCTACGTGGCCGCCGACAAGGACGGCCTGCCCACCGAGCGCGATACCCTCAGGCGTTACAGCCTGTTCGGAGACAGCAGCGTGGAGAGCGTGCCCCTGCAGGGCAGCGACCCGGTGGCGGTGGAATACGATCACCCCGCCTTCCACGCGCAGTACCGCCGCTCACCGCTGCCCATTGATGTGCTGCCGGTAGGTGAGGGGTTCACCGCTCTGAGCGCGAACACCAAAGGCAACGCGCAGGTGTCCGGTTTCGTGGCGCTGGTGCCAGAGGCCCGCGTCAAGGACGAGCGCGTGGTGCCCGAAGGCACCCGCATCCTGCGCCTAGGTCGCGGTGACATCGTTCTGGGCAGCGAGACCCTGGAAGTGGTGACGCTGGAACAGGACACCGGCAAGGAACTGGGCCGCGTGCGCCTGTTGCCCAATGTGGATTATCAACTGGACCGTCAGAGAGGCATCGTGACCCTGACCCGTGCGCTGGACCGGGTGGACGCCGGGCTGAACGAAGTGGTGGTGCTGGCCTCCTACCGACTGGAAAACGAGAACTCCCAGCGCAAGCTGGCCTACGGCGCGCAGGTGGGCTACTCCATGCAGAACTACAGCGTGGGCGTGGCCGCCATCAGTCTGGACGACCGCGTGACTTTCGGTGCGCGTGCCCGTTATGCCGACGGCACCACCCGGGTCGATGGCCTGCTCGCCTACTCCGGCGGATTGCAGTCCAGCCTGGACGCCAGCACCAAACTGGGCGGCAGCGGCCCGACCGGGGGCAACCTCGGTTTCAAGGTACGCTACCAGGATGTGGGCTACGCCGGACTGGCCGCCTTTGCACCGGGCCTGACGGTGAGCGGCAGCTACGATGCCAGGGTGACGCAGAATGTCCGTGCACTGGTGGATGGCGAGTACCACCGCACACCCACGGCCACGGACACCACCCAGGGCGGCAGCGTGTCCGCCCGCGCAGAGGTTGCCCTGTCGCCCTTCAGCGTGGGCGGCGGACTGAAAGTGGGCTTCGGCGACCGGCAGGGCCTCAGCGCCATTGCCAGCGCCGGGTATCACCACAATCCGCTGGACGTGGATGTGGTGCATACGCAGCCCTTCAGTGCTTCTCAGAAGGCAGAAACCAGTGTGGGCGTGCGCTACCGCCTGGGCAGGGTCACGCTGGGCCTGACCGATAAGGTCACCTGGGGCGTGGGTCAGACCGCTGCTCTGATGCTGGACAGCACCCTGGGCCGCACCAACTACGCGGTGGCCTACGATCTGCCTACTGCAGGGGGCCAGGGCAACCGTGCCCGTTTCGGCGTGACCACCACCCTGCCGATCAACGCCCGCACGGGTCTGGGTCTGCGCGGCAGCGCCGCCTACGACATCGCGGCCAGCAAAACCGAACTGGGCGCGGGCGCGGACCTGAATTACAAAACCGACACTGTCAGCGCCACTGCCGGAACCGATCTGGTCCTGAATGACAAGGGGTTCGGCGTAGTCATCCGCGCCGGTGTTGCAGGACAGATTACGCCTCATCTGAGCCTGACCGCCGACAGCTTGGCCGAGTTCGGTGCAGGCAAGGGTGGCCTGCGTGCCGCTGTGGGCTATGCCTACCGCAACAGCGCTTTCAACAGCCTGGGGACCGTGCGCTACGTGAGCGGATCGCTGGCTGGTAATAAACCCGAACTGAGCGGCAACCTGAGCGCCGAGTACCGCCAGCCCGCCTGGGCCGTGCGCGGCGGCGTGGACACCCGCACCCTGCTGAATGATCCTGGCAGTTTTACCGCGCAGGCGGCTTTGGGAGGCACGGCCTACCTGACGGACTGCTTCAGCGTGGGGGCGTGGGGCCGCGTGTTGACCCAGCCCAGTACCGGGACCACCCAGACGGGCTACGGCCTGGAAGCCAGCGTGCGCGCCCTGCCTGGCACCTGGCTGACGGCGGGCTACAACCTGGCAGGCTTTGACGGGATCGGGAATCAGTACACCAGGAAGGGAGCCTACGTGCGGCTGGACTTGACTGTGGATGAAACGCTGGGGGACGGGAGGAAATGACGCGAAAGTTGACGCGGTTGAAGAACTGGGCGGGTGTGATTCTGGGAACTGCCGCTTGCTTGCTGGGGACTGCGCGTGCGGAAGGTTCGGTGCAAGTCAGTCTGGGAAGCACCGATGCTGCGCAGCCCTTTAACCAATTTCTCTTCGATTACGATGAAGTTAACACATTCGTGAAGACAGCCACCAAGCCTGTGTATGTAGATATACGTACGCCAGGTGAGGTTATCAACGTCGCATTGTGCGGTTCTGTTGACGCTGACACCGTACGAATTGAAGTGTACAACCCGTCTGGTACGTTGGCGGCGACATACGTTCCAGCCAACGCAACAGCGGCAGGCAAAATCGCATGCAATTCACCCCTGAACGCACCAATTACTACTGCCTATAAATACACCACGTCGGCCAGTGGTACCTATCAGCTTCGCTTGTACAACACATCTACCAACGAGAATCATTTCAAGCGTTTTGACATCACCGTCACGCCCAATACCGCTACCGCACCTGATCCCAGGGTCAACGGCGGGCGGGTCTGGGCCTATGCCTGGGCTTTCAACGGGAACAACAGTTTCGGCACGGTAGGGGCGACGGATGCAGACTATTTTGTGCGAGTCCCTGGGGGCCGCAGTGGTACTGAGTACATCTGGAAACTCGACCTCAACCGTTTTGCTGGCCAGCGCTATGAAATCATCGCGAACTCAATCGGCCTGGATGCACCCAACTCTGGCTACAGCGCCGACGGTTCCGCTTCGGCCAAGCCCGTGCATCCCATTTATCTGAGTTATCCTACCCAGGTTTTATCACCGCCCACAGCCGTTCCTGTGATCTCAAATTTCCGTTTTGAAGGTGCCAACGGACGTAAGTTCATTTCGCCGGGAACGACGTTGGGTGTCAATGATAGTGGCAATTTTAAATTCACGAGCGATGTTGATGGCACCTACGCTATTACTATCGATACCAATAAAGATGGAATCTTTAGTTCAGGTGACCGTTTGTTGCTCGGCACTGCCTCAGCTGCTTCTGAAACGTCTGTTGTCTGGGATGGAAAGGATGTCTCAGGTAATGTTCTGGCGGTTGGAACGTATAATGCAGAGCTTAAGCTGCGTCTGGGTGAATACCACTTCGTGGCTTTCGATGTCGAGACCAGTGGTGGCGGAGTCTCCAATGGTTTGACAGTCTACCGCGCCACTTCACAGACGGGGACAGTTGGGACACAGGTTTATTGGGATGACGTCACCAAGCTGGCGGGCTTAGGCCTGGGTGGCACGACCAATTTGCCTAATGGTGGTGCGTCGGGAACGGCGGCTGGTGCCCACACCTGGGGCAACTTTGCGGCAGGCAGTCTGGGTGATACGCGCTACCTCGATACCTATGTGTATGGATTGGCCAGCAGTCTGGTTCTACCTGCTGCCATTACCAGCGGCGACGCAGAAATAAGTGGAAAAGTCTATAACGATATTAATGCCAATGGCCTGATAGAGGCGAATGAGGCAGGTGTTGCAAATGCAACACTGCAACTCTTGAACTCAAGTCAGACCGTTGTGATGACCGCACAAGCGGATTCCAGTGGAAATTATGCATTCTTGGGTGTAAATGCCGGAACATATACAGTTCGAGTGGTATCGGACAGCGCTCTTAGCGGAAAAGCACCCACTGCACCTAACCCAGCACAGCGATTGATAACAGTTGACTCCACGGCTGTAGCCAACAATAACTTTGGCTTCATATCATCCGTTGACCTCGCGGTAGACAAGAGTGGGCCTGTTGCTGTTGGTTCCGGTGGCACTGTGAGCTATACCGTGCGCGTCTGGAACAACGGTCCTGACACTGCGAGCGGAGTCGCCGTCAATGACACCATTCCTGCGGGATTTACCGTGACTGGCATTGCATGTCTGCGAACAGGCAGCGCGGTTTGCGGGACCCAGACTTTTACAAGCAGCAGCGTCAGCATCGTTACCGGGAATCTTACCCTGGACACCACTCCTACCAATGCCATTCCTGACGGCAATTTCTTGACCTACACTATTACCGGTACGGCTGCGGCCAACGGCTCTCTGAGCAACACCGCCAGTCTGAGTGTTCCCAGCGGACAGCAAGATGGCGTGGTCAGCAACAACACCAGCTTGCCAGTGGTGACACGAATTGTTGATGCCGTCAACGAATCCACGCTTAATTTGACGTGGGGAAACGGCAGCACTGTCGGTGTGCTGAACAACGATACCAACGGCGGCGCTGCGGCAACGACAGTCAACACCGTTGTGACGGTGACGAACAATGGAGGAATGGCTGGTCTGACAGTGAATGGGAGCGGTCAGCTTGTGGTGCCTTCCACGGCACCTGTGGGTACCTACACCGTGACTTACATGCTGTGTGACAGCGTGGTGGGAACGGCCTGTGATACAGCCACAGTGCAGCTCGTCATCAGCGCGCCCAGCTACGCAATCTCAGGCCAGGTCTATGAGGATTACAACTACGGCGGTGGCCTGGGCCGGGACTACAACGCAGAACAGGGCATGAGCCTGCGCCCTGGCGTACGGGTGGAACTGTACAATTCAGCAGGCGGAAACATTTTGGCCGCCGCACTGACCGATGCTAGCGGGGCATACACGTTCACGGGACAGCCTACCGGCACGTACAGGGTGCGTGTTGTCAACGGCTTCGTGACCAGCAGTCGGGCTGGCGGCTGCACCCCTAGCACGGTGGTCACGGTCCTGCCAGCCAGCTGTACTCAACTGCCCGTTCAGACCTACAGCTACAACACGAGTCAGGTGGGCGGCGCGAATCCGGCCATCATGGACCCCTCGCTCAGCACGACCACTCTTCCCACAAGTGCACAGTCGGTAGCAACCGTGACAGTGGGAAACACCAACGTACTGAACGTCAATTTCGGCTTCAATTTCAGCACAGTGGTCAATATCAGCGATGCTGGCCAGGGCAGCCTGCGGCAGTTCATCGTCAATGCCAATGCGCTGGCAAACACGGGTCTGGCCCAGAACGGCAACCGGGGCGCAGTGGTCACGGGCCTTATTGAAGCCCTGCCCGCCGCCCGCGACACCAGTATCTTCATGATTCCATCCGCTGCATTGCAAGGTGGAGTGGCGGTTATCCCGGTTAGCACTCCCGTTTTGCCCGCCCTGACGCGCAGCAACATCAGCATTGACGGCACCACCCAGAGCATCAACATTGGCAACAGCAACCTGGGAACGCTGGGGACGGGCGGAGTGGTGGGTTACCTCAACACGGCCACGCTGGACACCGTGCAAAGGCCGGAAGTGCAAATCGTGGGCATCTCGACTCTGGCCATCGGATTGGATGTGCAGGCCAACAGTACCCAGGTACGTGGCCTCTCGATCTATGGCTTCGGCAGTGCTGCAAACAACGACAACAATGCCAACGTTCGTATTGGCAACGACTTCATCACCACCATGATCGAGGCCAACATCATCGGGTCTTCGGCCAGTACCTTTTCCTGCGGCGCTGCTACCACGGTGGCCCTGAGAACGAGCAACGCTGACAATATCCGCTCGGTAGGCGGCGACAACGGGACCGTGCAGAACAATCTGATCGGCTGCGCAGCGGGCAAGGGCTTCGGTGTAGAGGGCTCTTCAGTGGGCTGGACCATCATCAACAACGAGATTCGTGGCAATGCGATTGGCAACACCAACCTTGATGGGATCGACCTGGAGAACGGCGGAAGCAAAAACCACATCGTGCGTGGAAACCTGATTGTCGAAAACGCCGGTGTAGGTGTGGACGGCTATCAGGGGGGGGGTGGCAACCTGATTGAACGCAACACGATCATGGGCAATGGCATCGGCCAGGGTGGTGCCCCGGGTGAGACAGCGGGCGTCAGGCTCTACAGTTCCAATAACACCATCAAGCACAACGTGATTGCCTTGAACTACGGTGCGGGCGTGTTGGTCACAGATACCAGCACTGGCAATCTGATCTCGCAGAACAGCATTTATGATAACGGCACGGTTCTGGCTGCAAATGGCACGGCGTCCAGCGCACAAATTGGAATTGACCTGAATGCTCCGGGTGAATCTGTCACCACAGGCGCTGCCCCTTATGTCACCCGGAATGACAACGGTGACGCTGACAGTGGCGGCAACAGCCTGCTCAATTTCCCGGTATTCGAGACGGCGCAGATCATCGGCAGCAATCTGCAATTGACCGGCTATGCCCGGGCGGGCAGCACCATCGAACTGTTCATTGCGGCGGCGGATGCCAGCGGCTTCGGAGAGGGCAAGACGTATTTGCTCACCCTGACCGAGGGCAGTGGGCAAGACACCGACACCAGTACGGGCACTTACAACACGTCCACGGTGGGCACTGACACCACCAACCGCTTTAAGTTCAGCGTTGCGCTCCCGGCGGGGGTTGGGGTGGGCACCCGACTGACTGCCACCGCCACCTGCCTCGGCATGGCCTGCACCGGCACCACCGTGACCGCCAACTCCACCAGCGAATTTAGCTACAACATTCCCGTCACGGGCCAGCCCCCCAGCCTTACCCTTTCCAAACTGGGCCGCAACATCTCGACCACTCCGACAGGCACCTTCATCGGCAGCACCGGCAGCATCGGCGTCAAGCCCGGCGAAACGGTGGAATACTGCATTGTCTACAGCAATGCGGGCGGCGCAGCCACCAACTTCGTCCTCAAGGATTACGTCCCGGTGGGCATGGTTATCGTGCCCAACGCCTACAGCGCTGGCAATGGGGTGCGTTACGCCAGCGGCTCCACGGTGGTGGTGGGCGCCTCGGCAGCGCCAGCAGGACTGGACCTGACCAATGCCAACGACACCGATGAGGGCACGCTCGACAGCACCCCGGTCACCAATCCCACTGATCCGGCGGGCAGCCCACAGCGCCCTGGCCTGATGACCTTAAGTTTGGCAAATGTGCCCGCAAGCAGCACCGGCACAGTCTGTTTCCAGGCGAAAGTTCCTTAACGTACAGACTCACAGAAATTTGATGTGTGGTGGCCTCTCCGAAAAGGAGGCCGCCTTTTTTCTTGCTCCTGACCTACAATTCCTGGCGTGTCTCCCCGGCTGCGCGGCGCGCTTCTCTTGATTCTGGTGACTGCCGTGTGGGGGAGTACCTTCGCGGTGGTCAAGACCCTGGGCGAGCTGCTGCCTCCAGCCCAGCTGATCGCGTGGCGCTTCCTGATTGGCTTTGTGGCACTGCTGCCCGCCCTGCTGATCCGAGGCTGGGGCCTGCGGCGAAGGCGGGCTGATCAACCAGCGCCCGCCGTCCCGCCGCATTTTTCCTGGAAGGGTGGACTCTGGCGCGACGGTCTGTTGCTGGGCGTATGGTTGATCGCGGGCTACGGCACCCAGACGGTCGCCCTGCAAACCACCACTGCCAACCGGGCCGCCTTTTTCACGGCCCTGAGCGTGG
This sequence is a window from Deinococcus humi. Protein-coding genes within it:
- a CDS encoding DUF11 domain-containing protein, with product MKSHRHNLQRLALTLTALLAVGTGADALEIGTAINTSLPLTSVGDRLAWTVGDQNLTLDVPVAGVVRLELYSPRVDQSDYRSSAFYGDEQYDANASAVTTTFSVLNSAGQVVVSRAFTPGTHAWETLFDQNLPAGKYTLRAATQGNGKNTFAIRLAGVSAAVSADRLTVNVHSRSWLPAINVTTDGGAYVLKMYDGDGPQELEARVIDTATGYITPLPISRDLGDVELPLPARAGKYVIELRQPDTAKQYSNAVGFSLVRAGVPTPITVSVVDQTGLLHITAELVLPGSTRPITTDVQVGEQPLTVNGRFETRVAAGTYPLSVGAVAGAQVSVTPSVTVPRGGVGEAKVEIRPQVALTLTSDKPEVCVGDTVTLTARASTAFAGELPLELQLDTGGLTVDGLGTLSGTFDSSKPGELQVRGTATRPGPLTFSATLAPWNQTGRVQVNVLPDATTLQLSRAPLNDTLIGEETTVILTLKNTAEFTVPYTLTDIVGAGLQALDATTFSGDLKGGETKILSYRVRVTRAGTSSLNATLDTPACSRPQTVMGQLVAVEPAPVPLLVPAPVVTSPAPQSVEPSVSRSSVVSLPFDAPAQAREVVIAHVLPEGATFVPGSSRLDAQPIPDPRRGPSGTLYWTLPGHTDSTVMRGTVTYTLAHTGALPELPAPALLARYGGGRDEVLQGGVNAADLAATALSVPVQISENDGAIRLPLADSDVRIRDRISVVVELPNGTDSDLTVNGQPVSRDRIGQTTEDGPRGVTRLVYVGVPLTPGPNVLSFAGQSVTVNRVGPTAKVEILPDNLVADGSTPLRVRVRALDAFGRLSSQSAVTLRSNLEPRTPDANPTEADFQLRLEGGEGVLELQPQASPTTLKLDLLQGANVTRQTFAVTPGEGRVGVGMVSATLGLDGTLNLSEDLKVQARASYEGPLAGGKVYVAADKDGLPTERDTLRRYSLFGDSSVESVPLQGSDPVAVEYDHPAFHAQYRRSPLPIDVLPVGEGFTALSANTKGNAQVSGFVALVPEARVKDERVVPEGTRILRLGRGDIVLGSETLEVVTLEQDTGKELGRVRLLPNVDYQLDRQRGIVTLTRALDRVDAGLNEVVVLASYRLENENSQRKLAYGAQVGYSMQNYSVGVAAISLDDRVTFGARARYADGTTRVDGLLAYSGGLQSSLDASTKLGGSGPTGGNLGFKVRYQDVGYAGLAAFAPGLTVSGSYDARVTQNVRALVDGEYHRTPTATDTTQGGSVSARAEVALSPFSVGGGLKVGFGDRQGLSAIASAGYHHNPLDVDVVHTQPFSASQKAETSVGVRYRLGRVTLGLTDKVTWGVGQTAALMLDSTLGRTNYAVAYDLPTAGGQGNRARFGVTTTLPINARTGLGLRGSAAYDIAASKTELGAGADLNYKTDTVSATAGTDLVLNDKGFGVVIRAGVAGQITPHLSLTADSLAEFGAGKGGLRAAVGYAYRNSAFNSLGTVRYVSGSLAGNKPELSGNLSAEYRQPAWAVRGGVDTRTLLNDPGSFTAQAALGGTAYLTDCFSVGAWGRVLTQPSTGTTQTGYGLEASVRALPGTWLTAGYNLAGFDGIGNQYTRKGAYVRLDLTVDETLGDGRK
- a CDS encoding beta strand repeat-containing protein gives rise to the protein MTRKLTRLKNWAGVILGTAACLLGTARAEGSVQVSLGSTDAAQPFNQFLFDYDEVNTFVKTATKPVYVDIRTPGEVINVALCGSVDADTVRIEVYNPSGTLAATYVPANATAAGKIACNSPLNAPITTAYKYTTSASGTYQLRLYNTSTNENHFKRFDITVTPNTATAPDPRVNGGRVWAYAWAFNGNNSFGTVGATDADYFVRVPGGRSGTEYIWKLDLNRFAGQRYEIIANSIGLDAPNSGYSADGSASAKPVHPIYLSYPTQVLSPPTAVPVISNFRFEGANGRKFISPGTTLGVNDSGNFKFTSDVDGTYAITIDTNKDGIFSSGDRLLLGTASAASETSVVWDGKDVSGNVLAVGTYNAELKLRLGEYHFVAFDVETSGGGVSNGLTVYRATSQTGTVGTQVYWDDVTKLAGLGLGGTTNLPNGGASGTAAGAHTWGNFAAGSLGDTRYLDTYVYGLASSLVLPAAITSGDAEISGKVYNDINANGLIEANEAGVANATLQLLNSSQTVVMTAQADSSGNYAFLGVNAGTYTVRVVSDSALSGKAPTAPNPAQRLITVDSTAVANNNFGFISSVDLAVDKSGPVAVGSGGTVSYTVRVWNNGPDTASGVAVNDTIPAGFTVTGIACLRTGSAVCGTQTFTSSSVSIVTGNLTLDTTPTNAIPDGNFLTYTITGTAAANGSLSNTASLSVPSGQQDGVVSNNTSLPVVTRIVDAVNESTLNLTWGNGSTVGVLNNDTNGGAAATTVNTVVTVTNNGGMAGLTVNGSGQLVVPSTAPVGTYTVTYMLCDSVVGTACDTATVQLVISAPSYAISGQVYEDYNYGGGLGRDYNAEQGMSLRPGVRVELYNSAGGNILAAALTDASGAYTFTGQPTGTYRVRVVNGFVTSSRAGGCTPSTVVTVLPASCTQLPVQTYSYNTSQVGGANPAIMDPSLSTTTLPTSAQSVATVTVGNTNVLNVNFGFNFSTVVNISDAGQGSLRQFIVNANALANTGLAQNGNRGAVVTGLIEALPAARDTSIFMIPSAALQGGVAVIPVSTPVLPALTRSNISIDGTTQSINIGNSNLGTLGTGGVVGYLNTATLDTVQRPEVQIVGISTLAIGLDVQANSTQVRGLSIYGFGSAANNDNNANVRIGNDFITTMIEANIIGSSASTFSCGAATTVALRTSNADNIRSVGGDNGTVQNNLIGCAAGKGFGVEGSSVGWTIINNEIRGNAIGNTNLDGIDLENGGSKNHIVRGNLIVENAGVGVDGYQGGGGNLIERNTIMGNGIGQGGAPGETAGVRLYSSNNTIKHNVIALNYGAGVLVTDTSTGNLISQNSIYDNGTVLAANGTASSAQIGIDLNAPGESVTTGAAPYVTRNDNGDADSGGNSLLNFPVFETAQIIGSNLQLTGYARAGSTIELFIAAADASGFGEGKTYLLTLTEGSGQDTDTSTGTYNTSTVGTDTTNRFKFSVALPAGVGVGTRLTATATCLGMACTGTTVTANSTSEFSYNIPVTGQPPSLTLSKLGRNISTTPTGTFIGSTGSIGVKPGETVEYCIVYSNAGGAATNFVLKDYVPVGMVIVPNAYSAGNGVRYASGSTVVVGASAAPAGLDLTNANDTDEGTLDSTPVTNPTDPAGSPQRPGLMTLSLANVPASSTGTVCFQAKVP